The proteins below are encoded in one region of Halocatena salina:
- the asd gene encoding aspartate-semialdehyde dehydrogenase, whose translation MTVTAGILGATGAVGQRLIQLLEPHPDFELTVLTASDASAGHPFRDVAKWRIDAPIPDSIAEMTVRRTDPDVVPDDVDLLFSSLPSSVGERVEPAFCEAGYVVSSNSSNHRTASDVPLTIPEVNPDHLGVLEVQQDERGWEGALVKNPNCSTITMVPTLAALDSFGLERITVSTLQAVSGAGYSGVSSMEIIDNAIPHIGGEERKMEQEACKLLGTFDGAEIDWHGVDVAASCNRIPTLDGHLENVWVDTRESITPADARGAMQSYSSADLYSSPDPLVHVFDDDEPDRPQPRLDRLRGDGMAVTAGGFQGTADGVQYNCLAHNTIRGAAGASVLNGELLHSQGWL comes from the coding sequence ATGACTGTCACTGCTGGAATCCTCGGTGCGACTGGAGCTGTCGGTCAACGACTCATTCAACTGCTCGAACCACACCCTGATTTCGAACTGACTGTGCTCACCGCTAGCGACGCGAGCGCTGGCCATCCCTTCCGCGATGTTGCGAAGTGGCGCATCGACGCGCCGATTCCCGACTCGATCGCGGAGATGACCGTCCGTCGGACCGATCCCGACGTGGTACCCGACGACGTCGACCTGCTGTTTTCCTCTCTGCCTTCGAGCGTCGGCGAGCGTGTCGAACCGGCGTTCTGTGAAGCGGGCTACGTCGTCTCCTCGAACTCCTCGAACCACCGGACCGCGTCCGACGTTCCGCTCACCATTCCCGAAGTGAATCCTGACCATCTCGGCGTACTCGAAGTCCAACAGGATGAACGCGGCTGGGAGGGGGCACTGGTGAAAAACCCAAACTGTTCGACGATCACGATGGTGCCGACGCTCGCGGCGCTCGATTCGTTCGGTCTCGAACGAATCACCGTCTCCACGCTACAAGCGGTGTCGGGAGCAGGGTACTCGGGTGTGAGTTCGATGGAGATCATCGACAACGCCATCCCGCACATCGGTGGAGAGGAACGGAAGATGGAACAGGAGGCGTGCAAGCTCCTCGGCACGTTTGACGGGGCAGAAATCGACTGGCATGGGGTAGACGTGGCGGCATCGTGCAATCGCATCCCGACGCTCGATGGGCACCTCGAAAACGTCTGGGTCGACACCCGAGAGTCGATTACCCCAGCAGACGCTCGTGGCGCAATGCAGTCATACTCCTCGGCCGATCTCTACAGCTCCCCCGATCCGCTCGTTCACGTGTTCGACGACGACGAACCGGATCGACCACAACCCCGACTCGACCGACTCCGTGGTGATGGGATGGCTGTTACTGCGGGGGGCTTCCAAGGGACTGCCGATGGCGTCCAGTACAACTGCTTGGCTCATAACACCATTCGGGGAGCGGCCGGTGCGAGCGTGTTGAACGGCGAACTCCTCCACAGCCAAGGGTGGCTGTAA
- a CDS encoding DUF7346 family protein — protein sequence MRTVRADDGSQYLLRKRGCDAWLVCDPATGEERYIDTDRLELREETPPLEAFGATVPDATGAEIGVRDDRALGLLVVLSHNDPIAAVELVDLTELCESDLNGLLTELRVGGLVATVSEPVLGYELTPRARSKLSKARSEECTRT from the coding sequence ATGCGCACCGTTCGGGCTGACGATGGGTCTCAGTATCTTCTCCGGAAACGTGGTTGTGATGCGTGGCTCGTGTGTGATCCGGCCACGGGCGAAGAGCGCTACATCGACACCGATCGGCTCGAACTCCGCGAGGAGACTCCACCGCTAGAAGCGTTCGGAGCGACGGTCCCCGACGCTACCGGCGCGGAGATCGGTGTCCGTGACGATCGTGCCCTCGGGCTGTTGGTCGTGCTCTCGCACAACGATCCGATCGCGGCAGTCGAGTTGGTCGATCTCACGGAGTTGTGTGAGAGCGATCTCAACGGGCTACTCACCGAGCTTCGTGTCGGAGGACTCGTCGCTACCGTCTCCGAACCGGTGTTGGGGTACGAACTCACACCACGGGCGCGATCGAAACTTTCCAAAGCGCGTTCCGAGGAATGCACGCGGACGTGA
- a CDS encoding translation initiation factor IF-2 subunit alpha: protein MKYTGWPDPGDLVVGRIDEIEDFGVFVDLLEYTDRRGLVHISEVASGWIKNIRDHVGTGETVVCKVLDVDQSTQQIDLSLKDVNDHQRSEKIQEWKNEQKADKWMTLAFGEDVSDEQYGTVANELLGAFGTLYEGFEQAAIRGREALVDTDLTDEEIDAIVETARANVSVPYVTVTGYIHLESPNPDGVDDIRAALETAAGNGEIGEETELDVTYVGAPEYRIKVRAPSYKLAEDELTATVDRTQSVIEDRGGTAQFHREQQTEGEGN, encoded by the coding sequence ATGAAATACACAGGCTGGCCTGACCCGGGCGATCTCGTCGTCGGCCGGATCGATGAGATCGAGGATTTCGGGGTGTTCGTGGATCTTTTGGAGTACACCGATCGACGTGGGCTAGTACACATCAGCGAGGTCGCAAGCGGATGGATCAAAAACATCCGCGACCACGTAGGCACGGGTGAGACGGTCGTCTGTAAGGTGCTCGATGTGGATCAAAGCACCCAACAGATCGATCTCTCGCTCAAAGACGTCAACGATCACCAACGCTCTGAGAAGATCCAGGAGTGGAAAAACGAACAGAAAGCGGATAAGTGGATGACGTTAGCGTTCGGTGAGGACGTTTCCGACGAACAGTACGGTACGGTCGCCAACGAGCTGCTCGGAGCGTTCGGCACACTGTATGAGGGCTTCGAACAGGCGGCGATCCGTGGAAGGGAGGCGCTTGTAGACACCGATCTGACGGACGAGGAGATCGACGCGATCGTCGAGACCGCTCGCGCGAACGTTTCGGTGCCGTACGTTACCGTTACGGGATACATCCACCTCGAATCACCAAACCCCGACGGCGTCGACGATATTCGGGCAGCCCTCGAAACGGCAGCCGGTAACGGGGAGATCGGCGAGGAGACGGAACTCGACGTGACCTACGTGGGTGCGCCTGAATACCGCATCAAAGTCCGTGCACCCTCGTACAAGCTCGCGGAAGACGAACTCACTGCAACCGTCGATCGCACCCAGTCGGTCATCGAGGATCGGGGCGGCACCGCGCAGTTCCACCGCGAACAACAGACCGAAGGCGAGGGCAATTAA
- a CDS encoding DUF7322 domain-containing protein yields the protein MAPSREDDSSWPTDPDGFDPMSVEPEETDPDAIGPRIDIPEAPDPSDTDVPPELRRTFWLLVLMANVGLFALSLGVLFVVFREQLRFGGSLIVVGMAALLIGYLRYRNHRNR from the coding sequence GTGGCTCCATCCCGAGAGGACGACAGTTCGTGGCCAACGGATCCGGATGGGTTCGATCCCATGTCCGTCGAGCCAGAGGAGACCGATCCCGATGCGATCGGGCCTCGGATCGATATCCCGGAGGCCCCCGATCCGAGCGACACCGATGTTCCGCCCGAACTGCGCCGCACGTTTTGGTTGTTGGTACTGATGGCTAACGTCGGGCTGTTCGCCCTCAGCCTCGGGGTGCTGTTCGTGGTGTTCAGGGAACAACTCCGGTTCGGCGGGAGTCTGATCGTAGTAGGTATGGCTGCGTTACTGATCGGCTATCTCCGCTACCGAAACCACCGGAATCGATAA
- a CDS encoding DNA-directed DNA polymerase has translation MTENARLTDFIREEETSQRPPGEAAAVAGNGGDPHAADIIDTSAYRYPDAEGTVELSVMQVDYTIEGRGAEEHPILHIFGRTTDNETEHVRVREFRPYFYTPTRSLEAPPETEYDRLTGSEDGYESIRGEPLTKVFGQTPRDVGQLRDHFEHYEADILFPNRLLIDKDITSGVRIPERRTQDGVIDVPHPEIEPIELDADLRVNTFDIEVDDRNGFPEDGEQPILCLTSHDSYEDRYTVWLYESPSGKPGPDELPDYDPISGGIDVDVRRFESEERMLDGFLEYIETTDPDVATGWNFTDFDMPYLLDRLEKLGGTGSLDPDRLSRVNEVWRDDWRGPNVKGRVVFDLLDGYKRTQFTELESYRLDAVGEVELGVGKERYPGDIGDLWETDPEQLLEYNLRDVELCVELDRKQGIIPFWEEVATFVGCKLEDATTPGDAVDLYILHKVYGEFVLPSKGQQETEEYEGGAVFEPITGVKEMVSVLDLKSLYPMAMVTTNASPETKVSPEYDGDVYEAPNGTLFRKEPDGIIREMVNELLSERDEKKTRRDEHDPGSEAYETYDRQQRAVKVLMNSLYGVLGWERFRLYDMEMGAAVTATGREVIKHTEKAANKHNKRVIYGDTDSVMIEFGRDLSKNKAIEQSFELEDAINDSYDQFAKEILNAEEHRFEIEFEKLYHRFFQAGRKKRYAGHIIWKEGKDVDDIDITGFEYKRSDIAPITKEVQRKVIELIVTSEGEEYQEAVTEYVHDVIEQFQNGEMSVEEVGIPGGIGKRLDSYDIDRAHIRGAKYANKMLGTNFARGSKPKRLYLDRVHPDFFDQVEDQISDEETELYTEFRREQDVICIEYADQLPNEFSVDWDTMLDKTLKNPIERILEAIGISWDEVKSGQQQTGLGEYV, from the coding sequence ATGACCGAGAACGCGCGCCTCACGGATTTTATACGGGAGGAGGAGACGAGCCAGCGACCGCCGGGGGAAGCAGCGGCAGTAGCTGGTAACGGGGGCGATCCCCACGCTGCAGACATCATCGATACGTCAGCATACCGGTATCCAGACGCTGAGGGTACGGTCGAGCTGTCGGTCATGCAGGTCGATTACACCATCGAGGGACGCGGAGCTGAAGAGCATCCGATCTTGCATATATTCGGCCGAACTACTGACAACGAGACTGAACACGTCCGAGTTCGTGAGTTTCGACCGTATTTTTACACGCCGACACGCTCGCTCGAAGCACCCCCCGAAACCGAGTACGATCGGCTTACTGGGAGTGAGGACGGGTATGAAAGCATTCGGGGAGAGCCGTTGACGAAAGTGTTCGGTCAGACGCCTCGAGACGTCGGTCAGTTGCGTGACCACTTCGAACATTACGAAGCGGACATCCTCTTTCCGAATCGGTTGCTCATCGATAAGGACATCACCAGCGGTGTCCGCATTCCCGAGCGTCGGACGCAGGATGGGGTCATCGACGTCCCTCACCCCGAGATCGAACCGATCGAACTGGACGCCGATCTCCGAGTGAACACCTTCGACATCGAGGTCGACGACCGCAACGGCTTCCCCGAGGACGGCGAGCAGCCGATCCTCTGTCTCACCAGCCACGATTCCTACGAGGATCGCTACACGGTTTGGCTGTACGAATCGCCGAGTGGGAAACCAGGGCCCGACGAACTCCCCGACTACGACCCTATTTCCGGGGGGATCGACGTGGACGTGCGCCGGTTCGAGAGCGAAGAGCGGATGCTCGACGGCTTTCTCGAATACATCGAGACGACTGATCCAGACGTGGCGACGGGGTGGAATTTCACTGATTTCGATATGCCGTATCTCCTCGATCGGTTGGAGAAACTCGGTGGAACCGGATCGCTCGATCCCGATCGGCTATCACGGGTGAACGAAGTGTGGCGCGACGACTGGCGGGGGCCGAACGTGAAGGGCCGAGTGGTGTTTGATCTGCTGGACGGATACAAGCGCACGCAGTTCACGGAGCTAGAATCCTACCGGTTAGACGCCGTGGGCGAGGTGGAACTCGGCGTCGGGAAAGAACGCTACCCGGGCGACATCGGTGATCTCTGGGAGACCGATCCCGAGCAGCTGCTCGAATACAATCTCCGAGACGTGGAGTTGTGCGTCGAACTCGATCGAAAACAGGGAATCATCCCGTTCTGGGAGGAGGTCGCCACCTTCGTGGGGTGTAAGTTAGAGGACGCGACGACGCCAGGGGACGCGGTGGATCTGTACATCCTTCACAAGGTGTACGGAGAATTCGTGTTACCCTCGAAAGGCCAACAGGAGACCGAGGAGTATGAGGGCGGCGCGGTGTTCGAACCGATCACCGGCGTCAAGGAGATGGTGAGCGTACTCGATCTGAAATCACTTTATCCAATGGCGATGGTTACCACCAACGCCAGTCCCGAAACGAAAGTCAGTCCGGAGTACGACGGCGATGTGTATGAGGCACCCAACGGGACGCTGTTCCGGAAGGAGCCTGACGGCATCATCCGGGAGATGGTTAATGAGTTGCTCAGTGAACGTGATGAGAAGAAAACTCGACGCGACGAACACGATCCTGGCAGCGAGGCATACGAGACCTACGACCGACAGCAACGAGCTGTAAAGGTCTTGATGAACTCGCTGTACGGCGTTCTCGGATGGGAGCGATTCCGTCTTTACGATATGGAGATGGGCGCCGCTGTGACAGCAACCGGACGAGAAGTGATCAAACACACTGAAAAAGCTGCTAATAAACATAATAAAAGAGTCATATATGGTGACACCGACAGCGTCATGATCGAGTTCGGTCGTGATCTGTCGAAGAACAAAGCCATCGAGCAATCGTTCGAGTTGGAGGACGCGATCAACGATTCGTACGACCAGTTCGCAAAGGAAATACTCAACGCAGAGGAGCATCGCTTTGAGATCGAGTTCGAGAAGTTGTACCATCGATTCTTCCAAGCCGGCCGAAAAAAGCGGTATGCCGGACACATCATCTGGAAGGAAGGCAAGGATGTGGATGACATAGACATCACTGGTTTCGAGTACAAGCGCTCTGATATTGCACCGATCACCAAGGAAGTCCAGCGTAAGGTCATCGAACTGATCGTCACGAGTGAGGGCGAGGAATATCAGGAGGCCGTGACCGAATACGTCCACGACGTGATCGAGCAATTCCAAAACGGGGAGATGTCCGTCGAGGAGGTGGGTATTCCCGGTGGAATCGGTAAGCGGCTTGATAGCTATGATATCGACCGAGCACATATTCGTGGGGCCAAGTACGCGAACAAAATGCTCGGGACGAACTTCGCGCGCGGATCGAAGCCGAAACGGCTGTACCTCGACCGAGTACATCCCGACTTCTTCGATCAGGTCGAAGACCAGATTTCGGACGAGGAAACAGAGCTTTACACCGAGTTCAGGAGAGAACAGGACGTCATCTGCATTGAGTACGCCGATCAGTTGCCCAACGAGTTCAGTGTCGATTGGGACACGATGCTCGACAAAACACTCAAAAATCCTATCGAACGTATTCTTGAAGCCATCGGCATCTCGTGGGATGAGGTCAAAAGCGGACAGCAACAAACAGGACTCGGCGAATACGTGTGA
- a CDS encoding 30S ribosomal protein S27e — protein MAGQFYRVTCPDCENEQTLYGKAASDVACAVCGHVLARPTGGKAVFEGEVTETITRQNHA, from the coding sequence ATGGCGGGACAGTTCTACCGAGTGACATGCCCGGACTGTGAGAACGAACAGACCCTTTATGGCAAGGCTGCGAGCGATGTCGCATGTGCGGTCTGTGGCCACGTTCTCGCCCGTCCCACGGGCGGCAAGGCCGTTTTTGAGGGCGAGGTCACCGAGACGATCACGCGTCAAAATCACGCTTAA
- a CDS encoding 30S ribosomal protein S17e — MAIKPAYVKKTATVLLERYSEAFDDDFDRNKDLVMELTNIESKSVRNRIAGYITRKKGATPQ; from the coding sequence ATGGCCATCAAACCCGCCTACGTCAAGAAAACGGCGACAGTCCTGCTGGAACGATACTCCGAGGCATTCGACGACGACTTCGATCGAAACAAGGACCTCGTCATGGAACTCACCAACATCGAATCGAAATCCGTCCGTAACCGGATCGCTGGCTACATCACCCGAAAGAAAGGCGCCACCCCCCAGTAA
- a CDS encoding DUF106 domain-containing protein: MVLESGGWTVYDTMAGILSLVLVSGYLLTPVEHLVVTALDLVFAPLVTVIPFTLFFFGLAGVTGASSTVIRYCLHDHEQLDRLQSRLTELQEALSTAHDGDSAGTQEELSPEHRAFVNSWIATIKLQFRPVVWSLLVTVPVFLWLRWAMIAPTAAAVPVALTVPIVGSVPLSATLIGPIKVWLAWYVGGSVSASVLSRRLLDHVTA, encoded by the coding sequence ATGGTCCTCGAAAGCGGTGGTTGGACGGTGTACGATACGATGGCCGGCATCCTTTCGCTCGTTTTGGTGTCAGGATATCTGTTGACTCCTGTCGAACACCTCGTCGTTACCGCTCTCGATCTCGTGTTTGCTCCTCTCGTGACAGTCATCCCGTTCACGTTGTTTTTCTTCGGATTGGCCGGTGTGACTGGGGCTTCATCCACTGTGATCCGCTACTGTCTCCACGACCACGAGCAACTCGACCGACTCCAGTCCCGTCTCACGGAGTTACAGGAGGCGTTATCGACCGCTCACGACGGTGATAGTGCAGGGACACAAGAAGAGTTGTCACCGGAACACCGAGCGTTCGTGAACAGTTGGATAGCAACGATCAAACTCCAGTTTCGTCCCGTCGTGTGGAGTCTGCTCGTGACGGTACCTGTGTTCCTTTGGCTTCGGTGGGCGATGATTGCACCGACGGCAGCGGCCGTTCCGGTCGCGCTCACCGTCCCGATCGTCGGTTCTGTCCCTCTCTCAGCCACACTCATCGGACCGATCAAGGTTTGGCTCGCTTGGTACGTCGGCGGTTCGGTTTCGGCGTCAGTGCTCTCCCGGCGACTACTCGACCACGTGACAGCATAG
- a CDS encoding triphosphoribosyl-dephospho-CoA synthase, with amino-acid sequence MVRYRSEGRCVRSPAQNAQLALLLEVSGTPKPGNVDRRHEYDDLRFEHFMAGAVGSTRGLLLAQQGAAVGRAFERGVVGMAEQKGGNTQFGALLLLVPLVRAASVDPETALASDTVEEIVRATTVEDACDFYRAFEHVDVGVGDPPSELDALDVRRGARAESVLRERGLTLFDVMELSTDVDGVAREWTEAFPRSFRAADWIEADDGPVADRAADAYLRLLAAEPDTFIVKRHDRETATEVVERAQAALDGTIAPEHLAAELVQQGINPGTTADITAAALFLALERGVSV; translated from the coding sequence ATGGTTCGGTATCGATCGGAGGGCCGATGCGTGAGATCACCAGCACAGAACGCCCAGTTGGCGCTGTTACTCGAAGTGTCTGGAACGCCAAAGCCCGGCAACGTGGATCGTCGCCACGAGTACGACGACCTCCGGTTCGAGCATTTCATGGCTGGTGCCGTCGGAAGCACGCGGGGGCTGTTGTTGGCACAACAGGGTGCTGCGGTCGGTCGTGCCTTCGAGCGCGGCGTCGTGGGTATGGCCGAACAGAAGGGCGGAAACACTCAGTTCGGGGCGCTGTTGCTGCTCGTTCCGCTCGTCCGAGCCGCGAGCGTGGATCCCGAGACCGCCCTTGCTTCGGACACGGTCGAGGAGATCGTTCGCGCTACCACTGTCGAGGATGCTTGTGATTTCTATCGGGCGTTCGAACACGTGGACGTAGGTGTTGGTGATCCGCCGTCGGAGCTCGACGCACTCGATGTCCGGCGCGGGGCCCGCGCCGAGTCGGTGCTGCGAGAGCGCGGTCTCACGCTGTTCGACGTAATGGAGCTGAGCACGGACGTCGACGGCGTCGCCCGAGAGTGGACGGAAGCGTTTCCGCGTTCGTTTCGTGCCGCCGACTGGATCGAAGCAGATGACGGTCCCGTTGCTGATCGGGCTGCAGACGCGTATCTCCGACTGCTCGCTGCAGAGCCGGACACGTTCATCGTGAAACGACACGACCGTGAGACGGCAACCGAGGTGGTCGAGCGCGCACAGGCGGCGCTCGACGGGACGATCGCACCCGAGCATCTTGCGGCGGAGCTCGTTCAGCAGGGAATCAATCCCGGAACGACCGCCGACATCACTGCGGCCGCACTGTTTCTCGCGCTCGAACGGGGGGTGTCGGTGTGA
- a CDS encoding DUF7331 family protein — MSDNDTLMSTDAQRAESPGSDAIATTEAYETEEGVVFYDADNPLAWIQACSAIRLDDAV; from the coding sequence ATGTCAGACAATGACACCCTGATGTCGACGGACGCACAACGCGCCGAGTCACCCGGCTCCGATGCCATCGCGACGACGGAGGCGTATGAGACTGAGGAGGGTGTCGTGTTCTACGACGCTGATAACCCATTGGCGTGGATCCAGGCCTGTAGCGCCATCAGGCTCGACGACGCCGTTTGA
- a CDS encoding peptidoglycan-binding domain-containing protein — protein sequence MIKDLAARSIESNDTHQNTVRSLSRRGFLKKTAGASVVGVVGIATTTEEAMAYTWPTYSRGDQGPDVGTIQFLLGEHSYYLDSYDGIYGPETESNVYAFQRDYGLSGVDGITGPETWSALTVTVSRGSGSPSNRSYATGGVQYQLSEVYGYNISVDGIYGPSTESAVESFQSSRNLTVDGITGPNTWRALVSTA from the coding sequence ATGATAAAGGATTTAGCGGCCCGATCGATCGAATCGAACGACACCCACCAAAATACAGTACGATCACTCAGTCGGCGTGGGTTCCTCAAGAAAACTGCTGGTGCCAGTGTTGTCGGTGTGGTCGGCATCGCCACCACTACTGAAGAGGCGATGGCGTACACGTGGCCGACCTATTCACGTGGTGACCAGGGTCCCGACGTTGGCACTATTCAATTTCTGCTCGGTGAACACAGCTACTATTTGGATAGCTACGACGGTATCTACGGTCCCGAAACAGAAAGCAACGTTTATGCTTTCCAACGGGATTATGGGCTGTCGGGTGTCGATGGTATCACGGGTCCCGAGACCTGGAGCGCATTGACAGTCACCGTGAGCCGGGGTTCGGGTAGTCCTAGCAATCGGAGCTACGCAACTGGAGGAGTACAATACCAGCTCAGCGAGGTATACGGGTATAATATCTCCGTCGATGGTATCTACGGTCCCAGTACCGAATCTGCGGTTGAATCCTTCCAAAGCAGCCGGAATCTAACCGTTGATGGAATTACCGGTCCCAACACGTGGAGGGCACTCGTGTCGACCGCATAG
- a CDS encoding 50S ribosomal protein L44e: protein MQMPRRFRTYCPNCDSHEEHEVEKVRSGRPSGMTEVQGRQRERQKSGIGNAGKFSKVPAGNKPTKKTNLTYRCSECGNAHLREGWRAGRLEFQE, encoded by the coding sequence ATGCAGATGCCACGCCGATTCAGGACGTACTGTCCGAACTGTGACTCCCATGAGGAGCACGAAGTCGAGAAAGTTCGCTCCGGGCGTCCCTCGGGAATGACGGAGGTTCAGGGCCGCCAGCGCGAGCGCCAGAAATCCGGTATCGGGAACGCCGGGAAGTTCTCGAAAGTACCGGCGGGGAACAAACCGACGAAAAAGACCAACCTGACCTACCGGTGTAGCGAGTGCGGCAACGCCCACCTCCGCGAGGGATGGCGAGCCGGTCGATTGGAGTTTCAGGAGTGA
- a CDS encoding DUF447 domain-containing protein produces the protein MTGDGWPLELSGVTESIVTTLGPNDRWNVAVLGLFAGEVITARTWGRTRTRRNFHERGEGYVQFTRDPVDFVEAACSIREEASPILDSADAWVRVAVESIGTGEDWEEWALTPVESGIEQRVVPTTNRGYYAIVEATVAASRLDVPEYDTDELRAQIDRAESVVERCGGDRERAAWERFEELVE, from the coding sequence GTGACTGGGGATGGATGGCCCCTCGAACTGTCGGGTGTCACCGAGTCGATCGTCACGACGCTGGGACCGAACGATCGGTGGAACGTCGCCGTGCTTGGACTGTTCGCTGGCGAGGTGATCACTGCCCGAACGTGGGGACGCACGCGCACGCGTCGTAACTTCCACGAGCGCGGCGAAGGATACGTCCAGTTCACCCGCGATCCCGTTGATTTCGTCGAGGCAGCGTGTTCGATCCGCGAAGAAGCGTCGCCGATCCTCGATAGCGCTGACGCATGGGTCCGTGTCGCCGTCGAATCGATCGGAACGGGTGAGGACTGGGAGGAGTGGGCACTCACACCCGTCGAATCGGGTATCGAACAGCGTGTGGTTCCGACGACGAACCGGGGATATTACGCCATCGTCGAGGCCACCGTTGCCGCCTCACGACTCGATGTGCCCGAGTACGACACTGACGAACTCAGGGCGCAGATCGATCGAGCCGAATCCGTGGTCGAACGCTGTGGCGGCGACCGCGAGCGAGCGGCGTGGGAACGGTTCGAAGAACTGGTTGAGTGA
- a CDS encoding ABC transporter ATP-binding protein, producing the protein MAAIELRGLTKRYEDGTGIDSLTFSVQEGEVFGLIGPRRSGKTTTIRTVLGIQSPTAGQATVLGFDPHNDLRRHKADIGYLPASPRFDESATGAEILDSRGQIKGDDRREELVARFDPPVDRRVRNSSPDELRRLALVGAFMHDPALVIMDEPMVGRGVGGPSFDRHRFTRFIHEERRRGVTVFLASRAVDEVWRLCDRVAVLRDGRLLGTEPVESLRHRCGKVVHLRIATAVTASSFEFDGVHDLDVQTVSFAADSRAGCREPEEKTTSRSSVVTDVSFTFTGDINTLMETLSSYPLLQFDLDEMPLETVFRRLSDATAE; encoded by the coding sequence ATGGCAGCGATCGAACTACGGGGATTGACCAAGAGGTACGAGGATGGGACGGGAATCGATTCGCTAACGTTCAGCGTGCAGGAGGGGGAGGTGTTCGGATTGATCGGTCCTCGGCGATCGGGGAAGACGACGACGATCCGAACGGTGCTCGGGATCCAGTCACCGACAGCGGGACAAGCGACCGTTCTCGGTTTCGATCCGCACAACGATCTTCGTCGGCACAAAGCCGACATCGGCTACCTTCCGGCGTCGCCACGGTTCGACGAGAGCGCGACAGGAGCAGAAATCCTCGATTCACGCGGACAGATCAAGGGTGATGACCGGCGCGAAGAGCTGGTGGCGCGCTTCGATCCTCCTGTTGACCGCCGTGTACGCAATTCTTCTCCGGATGAGCTACGGAGACTCGCGCTGGTTGGCGCGTTCATGCACGATCCAGCGCTCGTGATCATGGATGAGCCGATGGTAGGTAGGGGCGTGGGAGGTCCCTCGTTCGACCGTCACCGCTTCACGCGGTTCATCCACGAGGAACGACGCCGCGGTGTTACCGTTTTTCTCGCTTCACGTGCGGTAGACGAGGTGTGGCGGCTCTGTGACCGGGTCGCCGTTCTTCGAGACGGCCGTCTACTCGGAACAGAACCGGTCGAATCGTTGCGCCACCGGTGTGGGAAGGTCGTTCACCTCCGTATCGCGACAGCGGTGACTGCGTCATCGTTCGAGTTCGACGGCGTTCACGATCTCGACGTTCAAACTGTTTCTTTCGCGGCGGACTCTCGAGCGGGTTGCCGAGAACCGGAGGAGAAGACGACCAGCCGGTCGTCCGTCGTGACGGACGTGTCGTTTACGTTCACCGGTGATATCAACACGCTAATGGAGACCCTCAGTTCGTATCCGTTGTTGCAGTTCGATCTCGACGAGATGCCACTGGAAACCGTGTTCCGACGGCTCTCCGACGCGACGGCCGAATGA
- a CDS encoding RNA-protein complex protein Nop10: MHSDLRVCASWSEHHDRPVYTLTTSCPECGGDAVNSAPAPYDPTDRYGEYRRALKRRAQE; the protein is encoded by the coding sequence ATGCATTCTGATCTCCGTGTGTGTGCGTCGTGGTCCGAGCACCACGACCGACCGGTGTACACGCTTACCACCAGCTGTCCGGAATGCGGCGGAGATGCTGTCAACAGCGCGCCGGCACCGTACGATCCGACGGACCGATACGGCGAGTACCGACGTGCACTTAAGCGGCGAGCACAGGAATAG